One Thiocapsa sp. genomic window, ATGGGGTGCCTCACAGTCGGGCGACGTCGGCCCAGAAATCATCGACCAATTGATCGAGTGTCGTGAAGGCATAAGAGACTTCACGAGCGCCCACGTGCTTGTGGTCTCCCTTGCCGCTCTCGTTGTCGTAGCGAAGTACACAGACCTCATCGATCACGAAGGCCAAACGGTACTTGAAGGAATGTCGACTGCCGGGCGCGGGTTCGGGGAGCTGCCAGATCACAATATCCGCAAAGCGGTTGTCGCTCAGCTTGACGCGCGATCTCAGGAGCAGGGCAGCTGGCGTGTTGTAACCATGACAACAACCTTGGGCGTTGTCAACGTTGATGAGAGCAAAAACCTTATCACCGCTTTCGGCCGTCTGTCAGTGTCGGCAATGTGCGTCGTTCAGTCGCCCGACTTGGGTCACGGACTTGTCGCTCCGCCCCAGGAGCGGTCTGTCATGGGACTCGCACCAGCGTCCCCTGAATGCCACATTGCGGTCACTGACGCCCCTGAAAAACGGCGAACCGCCAACAAAGAAGGACACTCGATTCGTAGCGGTTAGCCGGCACTCGTTCCCGGAGCGAGCACGTAGTCAGCGAAGTCAGACTATGAGGCTGTCCGACTTGGATTCGCGATGGCGATTATGGAACCTGAAGCGGACAAGTCGAGGGGGCAGCTCCCCCTATTCGTTTGGGTCGGTCAGAGGTAGACGCGGACATCAAGCGTCAATCAACCGGAAGTGCCTCTTCCGGAAGCGAGCGAATCACCCGATAGACATGGCTTCCGAGCCTGTCTGGCCAGCGACCACGAGGCGATGGATCTTTGGCTTCCGCACGCTCGAGTGCGGCTCGCAGATGCGGCTCAAACCGTTCCGGCTTGAGCTTGCTCTTGTTGTAGCCGTGGCCCGTGGCCCGGCGCAGTTCCTGCTCGATGTCCCTGCAGCGGTTGGTATCGCGGATATCAGCAGTCAAGTGATAGAGCAGCCACACTTCGAAGCAGGGATTGCTGATCGCGAGCCCAAAGCCCACGCTCTTGGCTTCTCTCGCAACAGCCGCAAGCTTCCCGCTCCCCCAGCGATCCACGTCCAGCATGAGCCATAGGCTGTCGCCGGCGCCCAGCTGATATCTCTCGCGAAATGCGCGAAGGCGCTCCAGGACATATTCCGGTGCCGATCGGTTTTGATCATCCGCCGACAGGACTTTCACTTGGATACGGGTGCTGCGAAACATGGCGAAATAGTCATGCTCGGTCTGCCGCCCCTCGGCGGCAATGATGACAAGCTGGGTATCGCGCAGGTGCTCCTGGCTGCGGTCGAGCGGGCGACGCCTGCGCCGAGTGAGTGCCACGGGCAGAAACTCAGCAGGGCACGTCTAAACTGACGGCGGGCTCGCGGATGAGAGGAACTCCTCCGAATCGGCCGTTGAGGTAGCTTTTCTCGAGCTTGAGATCGGGACGCACCTTGAGTGCATTCATGGAGTAGAGACGAGAGGAGCCATATCGGTCTTTCTCGAAGAACCAGATTTCGTCGCGGCGCAGGACCTCCAAATCCATCAGGTGAGTGTCATGCGTGGTAAAGACTAGCTGGGTACGCTGCTCATCTGCGCAGCGATCAATGAAGCTAGAGACGAACAGACGGGACAGCAGGGGGTGGAGCTTGCGATCGAGCTCATCAACGACATAAACGCGCTCGCCGGAGGCAGCGTCTGCCAGGATGGGCAGAATCTCCATCAGTCGCTGGGTGCCTGAGGATTCGTCTTCAAAATCGAAATTGGCCTCGATCGCATCTCGCCCGATATGACGGGTCTTCAGGCGCGCGACCGTCGGTCGAGCTTGATCATCGCAGTAGATGGTAAGGCTTTGGCCGTCCGGACCTGGCAGGCTATAGATCGCGCCTTGCAGAAGCTCCGTTTCGATGTCCTCGCGCAGCCCCGCCGGCACCCCGGGAAAATGTCTTTCGAAATCCAGCGGCTCTTCTTCGCTGCTCAGGCCATCGATGCCCGTGCCGGCATTGCGCAGGAAGTCTGCCATGAACTCGACGAAATCTTCTTCGCGGTTGATCCGCACAGCCAGCGGCTGAGGGGCCTCCTCCGCAGAGACGACCGTCAGGACGCTTTTGAACCAGCGGAACAGAGGTTTGAGGACCTCAACGTTACGGTCTACAGCTTCGGTCAGAAAGAGCTGATTGGGACGCGTCCCCTGAGCCACGAACTCCAAGAACTGGCGGCGTTTCTTGTCGCTGCCGGCGAACTTGGGGCCCATCTCGACGGTGACCTTGTTGTCGGCATCGGTCACGCGCTCGAAATATCGAGCCTCGCGAGCGGTTTCACGGACGAAGAGCCATTCCTCGTGGACACGCACGGCATCCACGGCGAACCCGTAACTGTATTCGACACCTTCATAGTCGATGAGGAAATCAAAGCGGGAGGGTTTCTCACGGGACTGCCGATCGAGCCGGTACGGCTGGGTCGGGATGCGTCGACCGCTCTTGGTTCCTAGGATAACGAGACTCTGAGCAAACCTTAAGGCTTCGATGAGCTTGGTCTTACCGTGGGCATTGGCGCCATAGAGTGCGGCCAAGCGCAGGATGCGCGGCCTGCGCCCGGTCTGGCTCTGTACGAGATGCCGCGGATGCTCTGGACCAGCAGAGGCGACCATCGAGAACAGGGCCTCCTCAGCAAAGCAGGCGTAATTTTCGACAGCGAATTGAAGCAGCATCAAGAGTCCCAGGTGTGACCATTTTAGGTGATTATGTGCTTTTCTCGTGATTTTTTCGAGAATCCGGATACGGGATCCCCGACTATCGCCGCTGACGCCTCATTCCCTCCGCCAAGACGGCACCCGCCGCAGGTCCCCCAACTACCCGCCATCGCGCAGCTTGTGGCGCCGCTCGGACGAGGTCGCCTCTCTGTTGCCGTCCATGGTGGCCGCCTAGGGGAGTGCCTGTCTCAGTTGGTTTTGTGTCAACGCCGATCCCGTGCCGCCGGGCCAAGGCATAACCGAAGAGGTCCCAATCTTGTCGAGGCTTTTACCAATGGCTCGACGGCCCTTGACGGTCGGCCTGTGGGAAACGGCGCACGCACTCGAGCATAGTGCTCCATCCAGATCACCAGGTAGACTCGGTGGCCGCTCTGCAAGAGAGTCCGGTCCTTGCAATACAAGGCCGGACGGACCGCTAACAGGATCGAAGAGTCACTCGCTTCCGGTTGATGGGAGACGGCTCCTGGCCAACTGCTGCCGGTCGGCGAGAGGCGGCGGAGCATCATCTTGGCGTCCCTCTGCGGACGTGGGGCGTCGCGAGCCGAACTGGCGGCTGCGCGAGATCCCAAGCGACAACCCGTCGTGGTCGTATCGCCACAACCGCTGAAGGGCGTGAGTTAAACGGGTGCTCCAGCGGTGGTAGCAGCTCCGGATTGATCGTCAGCACGATGCCCCTTGCCTGGCCGGGGGTGGGACGCCCCTCGCTGTTCCAGCCGGACCAGCATCGAGTGCTCCGAGGGTGGTGACACGACTGTAGGGTCTACCCATGCGACGGCGCACGGATGCCTTGGTGACCGTTGCGGTACGCTACGGACGGAACCCTGGGCCTGAAACGAAGGTCAGCGTGAGCTACTCGACCCGCATCTACATCCTCGGACCGGACGACACCCTGTACCGACTGGCCAGCGCGAAGTTCCGCCGCATGGTCGATGACCCGAAGAGCCACCGACTGGAGCGCTTCGCGGGCCAGCGCGTGCGGATGGCCGAGGTGATCGTGGAGGTGCGGGATCGGGCGCCCTATGCCGTCGTCCGGCTCGTCTACGAAATGCTCGGGTTCGATGCCGAAGGGCGGTTGGACCGCGACGCGTTCATACGCAGGAACGCGGCGTTGGCGGAACTGGCCATAGATCCCGTGGTGCCTCGAATGGTGAAAGCGGAGAAAGGCGTGGTTGATGCCGGCAGCCGCTTCATTGCGCGCGGGGGATTCTGGCATCCTTCCGCGGCCCTGGAGCTGGAGATTCTGCGCGCAGCGCTCGACGAGACGCCGTGCAAGCGGCCCTAGCGCGATCGGGCTCAGGCGTCGGAGAAAGCACTGACCTGGAGGGCTACAGGCTCTGCCTTCCGGGTAGCGACACCCACATGCCCCCGAGACCGGAAAGTCCAGACGATATGCTTTAGGCGAATTACGGGGAAAGTTATACCATTGTGTGAGATAGTCGTGACTGGCTTTGAAGCAACGCGCGGATTGTCATGATCTCTGATCCGAATCCAACCGCCCCGGATGCGGGGCATCGCGAGGATCTCAAACTCGCCGCCTCGAAAATGCTCGGAGCGGAGCGACGGGCGTTCCAAGCGGCGATGGCCGTGAAATATTGCGCCGGGAGCGCCCGGCAGGCCGAAGCCGTCTTCGGGTGGAGCTGGGTCTGCATGAGCGGCGCACCGGGGTGGTCTGCTTGAGCGCACAGTCGGCGTTCGGCGGCGACAAACTTTGGGAAGAGAAACATCCCGCGGCGGCGGCGGTGCTGCGGGAGCTGGCGGATGCGCACTCG contains:
- a CDS encoding RloB family protein; translation: MALTRRRRRPLDRSQEHLRDTQLVIIAAEGRQTEHDYFAMFRSTRIQVKVLSADDQNRSAPEYVLERLRAFRERYQLGAGDSLWLMLDVDRWGSGKLAAVAREAKSVGFGLAISNPCFEVWLLYHLTADIRDTNRCRDIEQELRRATGHGYNKSKLKPERFEPHLRAALERAEAKDPSPRGRWPDRLGSHVYRVIRSLPEEALPVD
- a CDS encoding DUF6516 family protein — its product is MNVDNAQGCCHGYNTPAALLLRSRVKLSDNRFADIVIWQLPEPAPGSRHSFKYRLAFVIDEVCVLRYDNESGKGDHKHVGAREVSYAFTTLDQLVDDFWADVARL
- a CDS encoding ATP/GTP-binding protein; this translates as MLLQFAVENYACFAEEALFSMVASAGPEHPRHLVQSQTGRRPRILRLAALYGANAHGKTKLIEALRFAQSLVILGTKSGRRIPTQPYRLDRQSREKPSRFDFLIDYEGVEYSYGFAVDAVRVHEEWLFVRETAREARYFERVTDADNKVTVEMGPKFAGSDKKRRQFLEFVAQGTRPNQLFLTEAVDRNVEVLKPLFRWFKSVLTVVSAEEAPQPLAVRINREEDFVEFMADFLRNAGTGIDGLSSEEEPLDFERHFPGVPAGLREDIETELLQGAIYSLPGPDGQSLTIYCDDQARPTVARLKTRHIGRDAIEANFDFEDESSGTQRLMEILPILADAASGERVYVVDELDRKLHPLLSRLFVSSFIDRCADEQRTQLVFTTHDTHLMDLEVLRRDEIWFFEKDRYGSSRLYSMNALKVRPDLKLEKSYLNGRFGGVPLIREPAVSLDVPC